One genomic region from Leptotrichia sp. oral taxon 215 str. W9775 encodes:
- a CDS encoding M15 family metallopeptidase, which translates to MNIEKLICTEIEFDNKKYKVTGVNFEKDNIILNVEEIKEEKTTENESIKPVYSFSQTSLDKMSKVHPKLIEVMKEAIKNSPFDFRITDGARTAEEQFALYQKGRTKPGPKVTNCDGYKAKSNHQIKSDGYGHAVDIFPCGIEENGEYRKFTSEEGYDDKKLKIISEHILKIAKERGANVEWGGNWKMHDTPHFEIK; encoded by the coding sequence ATGAATATAGAAAAACTTATATGTACAGAAATTGAATTTGACAACAAAAAATACAAAGTGACTGGGGTGAATTTTGAAAAAGATAATATAATACTAAATGTAGAAGAAATAAAAGAAGAGAAAACAACTGAAAATGAAAGTATAAAACCTGTTTATTCTTTCAGTCAGACGAGTTTGGACAAAATGTCTAAAGTACATCCGAAACTTATTGAAGTAATGAAAGAAGCTATTAAAAACAGTCCGTTTGATTTCAGAATAACAGATGGAGCTAGAACAGCAGAAGAACAATTTGCTTTGTATCAAAAGGGCAGAACTAAACCAGGACCGAAAGTGACAAATTGCGATGGATATAAGGCAAAATCAAATCATCAAATTAAATCTGATGGATATGGTCATGCTGTGGATATATTTCCGTGTGGGATAGAAGAAAACGGAGAATACAGAAAATTTACTTCAGAAGAGGGATATGATGATAAGAAATTGAAAATTATATCCGAGCATATCTTAAAGATAGCAAAGGAGAGAGGAGCAAATGTTGAATGGGGTGGAAATTGGAAAATGCACGACACACCACATTTTGAAATAAAATAA